In a genomic window of Streptomyces roseoviridis:
- a CDS encoding aldo/keto reductase: protein MPQLGFGVWQVPDDEAEQVVTTALDAGYRSIDTAAIYENETGTGRALAASGLPREELFVTTKLWNTEQGYDSTLRAFDASLTKLGLDYVDLYLIHWPLPAKDAYVDTYRAFEKILADGRARAIGVSNFLPEHLERLIGETSVVPAVNQIELHPQLQQAATREAHARHGIATEAWSPLGQGKGLLEVPAIVAIARKHDRTPAQVVLRWHLQVGNVVIPKSVTPSRIRENIDVFDFELDAEDLAAVAALDEGHRLGPDPAEFNSGA, encoded by the coding sequence ATGCCGCAGCTCGGCTTCGGCGTCTGGCAGGTGCCGGACGACGAGGCCGAGCAGGTCGTGACGACCGCCCTCGATGCCGGCTACCGCTCCATCGACACGGCCGCGATCTACGAGAACGAGACGGGCACGGGCAGGGCCCTCGCCGCCTCGGGGCTCCCCCGCGAGGAGCTCTTCGTCACGACCAAGCTGTGGAACACCGAACAGGGCTACGACTCGACGCTGCGGGCCTTCGACGCCTCGCTGACCAAGCTGGGCCTGGACTACGTCGACCTGTACCTGATCCACTGGCCCCTGCCGGCCAAGGACGCGTACGTCGACACGTACCGGGCCTTCGAGAAGATCCTGGCCGACGGCCGGGCCCGCGCCATCGGCGTGTCCAACTTCCTGCCCGAGCACCTGGAACGGCTGATCGGCGAGACCTCCGTCGTGCCCGCCGTCAACCAGATCGAGCTGCACCCGCAGCTCCAGCAGGCCGCCACCCGCGAGGCACACGCCCGTCACGGCATCGCCACGGAGGCCTGGTCGCCGCTCGGTCAGGGCAAGGGCCTCCTGGAGGTCCCGGCGATCGTGGCGATCGCCCGGAAGCACGATCGCACCCCGGCGCAGGTCGTGCTCCGCTGGCACCTCCAGGTCGGGAACGTGGTGATCCCGAAGTCGGTGACCCCCTCCCGCATCCGGGAGAACATCGACGTCTTCGACTTCGAGCTGGACGCCGAGGACCTGGCGGCCGTCGCCGCGCTCGACGAGGGCCACCGGCTCGGCCCGGACCCGGCCGAGTTCAACTCCGGCGCCTGA
- a CDS encoding class I SAM-dependent methyltransferase, whose protein sequence is MSARDHDLQGHDHQNHQSHDHRSHGNHRSRSPQAPGQAPGPGHGHGHGHHDGGDVDWARLAPLLTQQAETQLPLYSEAAAWLASLTPAAPVRRVLDFGSGPGVVTVLLAEVFPEAEVVAVDATPELLALARERADARGVGDRVSTLRADLPEDFGALGTADLIWASNSLHHIGDQRAALAAFADVLNPGGLIALAEGGLPSRHLPWNQGVGRPGLEARLDAANADWFGEMRSGLPDTKEEVDDWSALLADAGLTLSGTRSFLCDVPAPLPSAVREQVVAHYARLREGLAERLADDDRAAVDRLLDQADPLSLHQRPDLYLLTARTVHTARKPA, encoded by the coding sequence ATGAGCGCACGCGATCATGACCTCCAGGGTCACGACCACCAGAACCACCAGAGCCACGACCACCGGAGCCACGGGAACCACCGGAGCCGGAGCCCTCAGGCCCCGGGACAGGCACCCGGCCCCGGCCACGGCCACGGTCACGGCCACCACGACGGCGGCGACGTCGACTGGGCGCGGCTCGCCCCGCTGCTCACGCAGCAGGCGGAGACCCAGCTCCCCCTCTACTCAGAGGCCGCCGCCTGGCTCGCCTCCCTCACCCCCGCTGCCCCGGTCCGCCGGGTGCTCGACTTCGGCAGCGGGCCCGGTGTCGTCACGGTCCTGCTCGCCGAGGTCTTCCCGGAGGCCGAGGTCGTCGCCGTCGACGCCACCCCCGAACTCCTCGCCCTCGCCCGGGAGCGGGCGGACGCCCGCGGCGTCGGCGACCGGGTGAGCACCCTGCGCGCCGACCTGCCCGAGGACTTCGGCGCCCTCGGCACCGCCGACCTCATCTGGGCCAGCAACTCGCTGCACCACATCGGCGACCAGCGGGCCGCTCTCGCCGCGTTCGCCGACGTGCTGAACCCCGGTGGTCTGATCGCCCTCGCCGAGGGCGGGCTGCCCTCCCGCCACCTGCCGTGGAACCAGGGCGTCGGCCGCCCCGGCCTGGAGGCCCGGCTCGACGCGGCGAACGCCGACTGGTTCGGTGAGATGCGGTCCGGTCTGCCCGACACCAAGGAGGAGGTCGACGACTGGAGCGCGCTCCTCGCCGACGCCGGACTCACCCTGAGCGGCACCCGCAGCTTCCTCTGCGACGTCCCGGCACCGCTGCCGTCCGCCGTCCGCGAGCAGGTCGTCGCCCACTACGCGCGGCTGCGGGAGGGCCTCGCCGAGCGCCTGGCCGACGACGACCGCGCCGCCGTCGACCGGCTGCTCGACCAGGCCGACCCGCTGTCCCTGCACCAGCGCCCGGACCTCTACCTGCTCACCGCCCGTACCGTCCACACGGCGCGCAAGCCGGCCTGA
- a CDS encoding YafY family protein, with product MKSSRLVTILLLLETRGRMTAAQLAAELDVSVRTVYRDVESLHAAGVPLYGDAGHRGGYRLLAGHRNRLTGLYAREAEALVLAGLPAAADELGLGGHFADARLKLRAALPAPLREHVDRLRARFHIDAPGWYARDTGAPFLPQVADAVRGGRVLAVRYRRWKEPTDVDRRLEPYGLVLKAGRWYLVAGPGPRTYRVDQILDLTVTDEEAVIPEDFDLAAHWRASQEDFHARLHRGEALVRISPRGATRLSGAAARALAENGTPEPDGWTRAILPVEGPDHAHDTLLALGTEVEVLAPEDLRERIAATVRTLAERYAGA from the coding sequence GTGAAGTCCAGCCGTCTCGTGACGATCCTGCTGCTCCTGGAGACCCGCGGCCGGATGACCGCCGCCCAGCTCGCGGCGGAGCTGGACGTCTCCGTCCGCACGGTCTACCGGGACGTCGAGTCGCTGCACGCCGCCGGAGTGCCGCTGTACGGGGACGCCGGGCACCGCGGCGGCTACCGGCTGCTCGCCGGTCACCGGAACCGGCTCACCGGCCTCTACGCGCGCGAGGCCGAGGCCCTGGTGCTCGCGGGGCTGCCGGCCGCCGCCGACGAGCTCGGCCTCGGCGGGCACTTCGCCGACGCCCGGCTGAAACTGCGGGCCGCCCTGCCCGCACCGCTGCGCGAGCACGTCGACCGGCTGCGGGCCCGTTTCCACATCGACGCCCCCGGCTGGTACGCCCGGGACACCGGGGCGCCCTTCCTGCCGCAGGTCGCCGACGCCGTGCGCGGCGGCCGCGTGCTCGCCGTCCGTTACCGCCGATGGAAGGAACCGACCGACGTCGACCGGCGCCTGGAGCCGTACGGCCTGGTCCTCAAGGCGGGCCGCTGGTACCTGGTCGCGGGCCCGGGACCCCGTACGTACCGGGTCGACCAGATCCTCGACCTCACCGTCACCGACGAAGAGGCCGTCATCCCCGAGGACTTCGACCTCGCCGCGCACTGGCGGGCGAGCCAGGAGGACTTCCACGCCCGGCTGCACCGCGGCGAGGCGCTCGTCCGGATCTCACCGCGCGGCGCCACCCGGCTGAGCGGCGCCGCCGCCCGCGCGCTCGCCGAGAACGGCACGCCCGAACCCGACGGCTGGACCCGCGCCATCCTGCCCGTCGAGGGACCCGACCACGCCCACGACACCCTCCTCGCCCTCGGCACGGAAGTGGAGGTCCTGGCCCCCGAGGACCTCCGGGAGCGGATCGCCGCCACCGTACGGACCCTGGCCGAGCGTTACGCCGGTGCCTGA